One part of the Maridesulfovibrio zosterae DSM 11974 genome encodes these proteins:
- the thiS gene encoding sulfur carrier protein ThiS, with the protein MFVTLNGKEIELTEEITILNLLESKDLSPETVVVELNKKIIPADNFSTILINDGDHLEVLRFVGGG; encoded by the coding sequence ATGTTTGTTACCCTTAATGGTAAAGAAATTGAACTGACCGAAGAGATTACTATCCTTAACCTACTGGAATCCAAGGACCTGTCTCCTGAGACCGTTGTTGTTGAGCTTAATAAAAAAATCATACCGGCCGATAATTTTTCTACCATCTTAATAAACGACGGGGATCACCTCGAAGTACTGCGCTTTGTAGGCGGAGGTTAA
- a CDS encoding helix-turn-helix domain-containing protein, with translation MSSSFSERLNMIIKEFKLDKASLATAGGIKPQTVSGYINDGRLPNQRTLELWLREFKVDGTWLLTGEGEMFAESEQSFEDNLPLFTKRLMDVEQSMGKAARLAKLEAMKAVIEGEIEDEKNIRLGDREQIVSG, from the coding sequence TTGTCTTCAAGTTTTAGCGAGCGACTTAATATGATTATCAAGGAATTTAAACTTGATAAGGCTTCTCTGGCAACGGCAGGGGGAATCAAACCTCAGACTGTTTCTGGGTATATAAATGATGGTCGCTTACCCAATCAGCGTACTCTCGAGTTGTGGCTACGAGAATTTAAAGTCGATGGTACTTGGTTACTTACCGGTGAAGGGGAAATGTTTGCTGAGAGTGAGCAATCTTTTGAAGACAATTTACCTTTATTTACCAAAAGACTGATGGATGTAGAACAATCTATGGGAAAGGCCGCAAGACTCGCCAAGCTGGAAGCCATGAAGGCTGTCATTGAAGGCGAGATTGAGGATGAAAAAAATATTCGGCTCGGAGACAGAGAGCAAATAGTCAGTGGATAG
- a CDS encoding LPP20 family lipoprotein — MRSILISVISLLLISSVSFAEDSGVDWNSNIIKATGFGIAKSSGRKVRDKMMALRAAKVTAMRDLMEIVQGVRVDSETVVNEAVLKKDEVRTKVQGVIRGCRVMGSNVKYDDNGDVTAEVVLGIALNGAMPSNQNMPDLLSALSPELIQNSPAIPNKEFSLDEGGEGKKELVKNELAEIFGEEPRAEAGMVDAKAPIQMEEDDVVLADLFGSSNAVSEPMSEDEPKFSTHTEYPSITYDPAKPATGVLVIVEGTPFVKGLCPVLAYKDESGELESVYSAKNVEPEIIRTSGIVWYVKDVDTAQKLEKLGDNILVIKSLPGPRDCMLLVDKDTAWQLAEQKRQGSEFAKKGAVVICAK, encoded by the coding sequence ATGAGGTCAATATTAATATCAGTCATATCTTTATTGCTAATTTCTTCAGTTTCTTTTGCGGAAGATTCCGGAGTGGATTGGAACAGCAACATTATTAAAGCCACAGGATTTGGTATTGCCAAGTCCAGCGGTAGGAAAGTGCGCGATAAAATGATGGCGTTGCGGGCCGCTAAGGTAACTGCTATGCGCGATTTAATGGAAATCGTACAAGGGGTCCGCGTTGACAGTGAAACCGTGGTTAATGAAGCTGTATTGAAAAAGGATGAGGTCCGCACTAAAGTGCAGGGTGTTATTCGCGGCTGTCGGGTTATGGGCAGTAATGTCAAATATGATGACAATGGTGACGTTACCGCAGAAGTCGTGCTTGGCATCGCCCTCAATGGAGCTATGCCTTCAAATCAAAATATGCCGGACCTACTTAGTGCTTTGAGTCCTGAGTTGATTCAAAATTCACCAGCTATTCCGAATAAAGAATTTTCACTGGATGAGGGAGGAGAAGGCAAGAAGGAGCTGGTAAAGAATGAATTGGCAGAGATTTTCGGGGAAGAGCCCAGAGCTGAAGCGGGGATGGTGGATGCTAAAGCTCCGATTCAGATGGAAGAAGACGATGTGGTTCTCGCGGACCTGTTTGGTTCCAGTAACGCAGTCTCCGAACCTATGAGTGAGGATGAACCTAAATTTAGCACTCACACCGAATATCCTTCTATTACTTATGATCCTGCAAAACCGGCTACCGGCGTGCTGGTCATTGTCGAAGGAACTCCTTTTGTTAAAGGGCTTTGTCCGGTGCTTGCATACAAGGATGAGAGTGGTGAACTTGAGAGCGTTTATTCAGCAAAGAATGTTGAACCGGAAATTATCCGGACCAGTGGAATAGTCTGGTACGTGAAAGATGTTGATACCGCACAAAAGCTGGAAAAGCTCGGCGATAATATTTTAGTAATCAAAAGTCTGCCCGGCCCCCGTGACTGTATGTTGTTGGTAGACAAGGATACAGCTTGGCAGCTCGCTGAGCAGAAACGTCAGGGAAGCGAATTCGCAAAAAAAGGTGCAGTAGTGATTTGTGCAAAATAA
- the phoU gene encoding phosphate signaling complex protein PhoU, producing the protein MDMQHPLKVYEEELAELQELVLELGNLALNQLIEALATFEENNPEKAEAIIKKDEKINELEHKVDRASLMIVTKMEPKAGDLRYILSCSKIASDLERIADYAKSIAKKGKRGFAEEHTQHLSYVQHMGKELTAMLEQILVAFKDLSVEKALDVWHGDSNVDALFKEALLGMKDCVEAEDPDGKGFISLLFTMRCLERVGDHITNISEHIYFIKYAEYYPGKK; encoded by the coding sequence ATGGATATGCAGCATCCTCTGAAAGTTTATGAGGAAGAACTTGCTGAATTGCAGGAACTTGTACTGGAACTTGGAAATTTAGCTCTTAATCAATTAATAGAAGCTCTTGCAACTTTTGAGGAAAATAATCCGGAAAAGGCTGAAGCTATCATAAAAAAAGATGAAAAGATTAATGAACTGGAGCACAAAGTTGACCGGGCTTCACTCATGATAGTAACTAAAATGGAGCCGAAAGCCGGCGACCTGCGTTATATCCTTTCATGCAGTAAAATAGCTTCTGACTTAGAACGCATTGCCGACTATGCCAAAAGTATTGCTAAAAAAGGAAAAAGAGGCTTTGCCGAAGAACACACACAGCATCTATCATATGTCCAGCATATGGGGAAAGAACTTACCGCCATGCTTGAACAGATACTTGTGGCATTCAAAGACCTCAGTGTAGAGAAGGCCTTGGATGTATGGCACGGAGACAGTAATGTTGATGCTCTTTTTAAAGAAGCACTTCTGGGTATGAAAGACTGCGTTGAAGCTGAAGACCCTGACGGAAAAGGATTTATTTCCCTGCTATTTACCATGCGCTGTCTGGAACGTGTAGGTGACCATATCACAAATATCTCTGAGCATATCTACTTCATCAAATACGCTGAATATTATCCCGGTAAAAAATAG
- the thiF gene encoding sulfur carrier protein ThiS adenylyltransferase ThiF, with protein sequence MNQTETGIAAYLGRDRLRFLQQICIGIAGAGGLGSNCAMHLVRCGFKKFVLVDFDRIEESNLNRQFYRMDQLGKFKVDALSNNLLEINPDLDITILHETVNSGNMIGIFNDCDVVVEAFDAAGIKKALVETFLPTEKLLITASGMGGTGNADELITRKIRNNFYMIGDMKTECNAKNPPFSPKVGIAAAKQADVILAYYLNKYESEGEK encoded by the coding sequence GTGAACCAGACGGAAACAGGCATCGCCGCATATCTCGGTAGAGACAGGCTGCGTTTCCTGCAACAGATTTGCATAGGAATAGCCGGGGCCGGAGGTCTCGGCTCAAACTGTGCGATGCACTTGGTCCGCTGCGGATTCAAAAAGTTTGTGCTTGTTGATTTTGACCGTATTGAGGAGTCAAACCTCAACCGTCAATTTTACCGCATGGATCAACTCGGCAAATTCAAAGTTGACGCGCTAAGCAACAATTTGCTGGAGATCAACCCGGATCTGGATATCACCATCCTGCACGAAACAGTCAATAGTGGAAATATGATCGGTATTTTCAATGATTGTGATGTTGTTGTAGAAGCCTTTGATGCAGCCGGAATTAAAAAGGCCCTTGTTGAAACCTTTCTGCCGACTGAAAAACTGCTGATTACTGCATCAGGTATGGGTGGAACAGGAAATGCTGATGAACTTATCACCCGCAAAATACGCAATAATTTCTACATGATCGGCGACATGAAAACCGAATGCAATGCAAAAAACCCGCCCTTCTCACCTAAAGTGGGCATAGCTGCGGCAAAACAGGCCGATGTTATACTGGCCTATTATCTCAACAAATATGAGTCAGAAGGAGAAAAATAA
- a CDS encoding nuclease-related domain-containing protein — translation MSVTSIFILLAVLALVYRFFKPKRKDPKIAKKAEGFTENPNAATLLRSEEYIERMRKFHERCNQTNLTWKERLKHHGDEGELKILGHCELVGKSAVYTNVGLVHNAEKCELDVLALCKYGLVHIEVKNYSGCYSPAKDCTFYRPEKWQKLWKNKLTVVRSPAVQAVRAREILQDAFSSIIKDEIPLFSIITFANDKLQISKIVEDRVAICKSETFQDIFEEFVTGKNPEFSEKIDPVIAAKFLAKLQGSGLLPAFYAPETFRCYR, via the coding sequence TTGTCGGTAACTTCAATTTTTATATTGCTTGCAGTTTTAGCTCTTGTTTATCGTTTTTTTAAGCCCAAACGCAAAGATCCTAAGATTGCGAAGAAAGCGGAGGGTTTCACTGAGAATCCCAACGCTGCAACTTTGTTGCGCTCTGAAGAATATATTGAGCGGATGCGTAAGTTTCATGAAAGGTGTAATCAAACAAATTTAACCTGGAAGGAGAGGCTTAAACATCACGGAGATGAGGGCGAGCTGAAAATTCTAGGCCACTGTGAACTTGTTGGAAAATCTGCTGTATATACAAATGTGGGACTAGTTCATAATGCCGAAAAGTGTGAATTGGACGTGCTTGCCCTATGTAAATATGGATTAGTCCATATAGAAGTAAAGAATTATTCAGGTTGTTATTCTCCAGCCAAAGATTGCACATTCTATAGGCCTGAAAAATGGCAGAAACTATGGAAGAATAAGCTGACAGTTGTTAGATCTCCAGCCGTTCAAGCCGTTAGGGCGCGTGAAATATTACAGGATGCTTTTTCATCTATTATAAAAGACGAAATACCACTCTTCTCAATTATAACATTTGCTAATGATAAACTGCAAATTTCTAAAATAGTCGAAGATAGGGTGGCAATTTGTAAGTCAGAAACTTTTCAAGATATTTTTGAAGAGTTTGTGACTGGTAAAAATCCAGAATTTTCAGAAAAAATAGATCCAGTTATTGCTGCAAAGTTCTTGGCCAAGCTGCAGGGAAGTGGGCTGCTTCCTGCTTTTTATGCTCCAGAAACATTTAGGTGCTACAGGTAG
- a CDS encoding thiazole synthase, producing the protein MNKDIFELGGVEFDSRLLTGTGKYADDSVIPEVCEASGSQIITVALRRVDFESTTGNVMDFIPKNMKLLPNTSGARNADEAVRIARLAKAMGCGDWIKIEVISDNKYLLPDGYETAKATEILANEGFVVLPYVNADLYIARSLVDAGAAAVMPLGAPIGTNRGLQTREMVRILIDEISLPIIVDAGIGRPSEACEAMEMGADACLVNTAIATASNPAMMASAFGHAVKAGREAYLSGPGAKHSHAKASSPLTGFLHEG; encoded by the coding sequence ATGAATAAAGATATTTTTGAACTTGGCGGAGTTGAGTTTGACAGCCGTCTGCTGACTGGAACAGGTAAATATGCAGATGATTCAGTTATCCCGGAAGTCTGTGAAGCTTCAGGGTCACAAATCATCACCGTGGCTTTGAGACGTGTAGATTTTGAATCAACAACTGGAAATGTCATGGATTTTATTCCTAAAAACATGAAACTCCTGCCAAACACTTCCGGAGCACGCAATGCGGATGAAGCAGTCCGTATCGCCAGATTGGCAAAAGCAATGGGTTGTGGGGACTGGATCAAAATTGAAGTTATTTCCGACAACAAATATCTGCTTCCCGATGGTTATGAAACAGCCAAAGCAACTGAAATCCTTGCAAACGAAGGTTTTGTGGTTCTGCCTTATGTAAATGCAGACCTGTATATTGCACGTTCATTAGTTGATGCAGGCGCAGCTGCGGTAATGCCGCTTGGTGCTCCTATTGGAACCAACCGGGGTCTTCAAACTCGTGAAATGGTACGCATCCTCATTGATGAAATCAGCCTGCCCATAATCGTCGATGCAGGAATAGGTCGCCCTTCTGAAGCTTGTGAAGCAATGGAAATGGGGGCTGATGCCTGTCTGGTTAATACGGCAATAGCAACTGCCAGCAATCCAGCAATGATGGCCAGTGCCTTCGGACATGCTGTAAAAGCAGGTCGCGAAGCATATCTCTCCGGTCCCGGAGCAAAACATAGTCATGCCAAGGCATCCTCTCCTCTGACCGGATTCCTGCACGAGGGATAA
- a CDS encoding tyrosine-type recombinase/integrase has translation MAAGKFEASKYTGVRFRCHKTRRHGVQPDKYYVIRYKVNGRLREEGLGWASQGWSPAKAHKIRSEVVANIKLGVGPQSLENFRAIKAEKERAKFVEQQARKTFSEAGEIYIEEYARNNKKSWKHDRTRFRMHLLPVLGKIALDDLTFQHIEDLKVTVAGKGLAKATVGQCLALTRQICNYSIQRGWLNGANPVKGVKFPRLNNRRLRYFSVEEEIAFFKLAAERGYTDCHDICLLSLYTGMRMGEIFALTRQDIDLVENRIIIKGEAGADDGPKSGVSRVAYITEKIRPMLAARIPELKSMEALLFPKPSGEARREIGQNFKTLIKHLGWNDGVSDRRLRFCAHCFRHTFASRLVAKCVPLPVVQKMMGHATIQTTMRYTHTHDDQCRNAAQLLL, from the coding sequence ATGGCAGCAGGAAAATTTGAAGCGAGCAAGTATACCGGAGTGAGATTCCGGTGCCACAAAACACGCAGGCATGGTGTTCAGCCCGATAAATACTATGTGATCAGGTACAAGGTCAATGGTCGGCTCAGAGAAGAAGGACTTGGCTGGGCTTCGCAGGGATGGTCTCCGGCTAAGGCTCATAAAATCCGCTCTGAGGTTGTAGCAAATATCAAGCTTGGAGTCGGTCCGCAGTCTCTTGAAAATTTCAGGGCAATTAAAGCTGAAAAGGAGCGGGCGAAGTTCGTTGAGCAGCAGGCTCGCAAAACTTTTTCTGAAGCAGGCGAAATCTACATTGAAGAGTACGCCAGAAATAACAAGAAAAGTTGGAAGCACGACCGCACGCGATTCAGAATGCACCTGCTGCCAGTTCTTGGAAAGATTGCTCTTGATGATCTGACCTTTCAGCATATCGAAGATCTCAAAGTCACTGTAGCAGGAAAGGGACTTGCCAAGGCCACGGTTGGGCAGTGTCTCGCCCTTACACGTCAGATCTGTAATTACTCTATTCAAAGAGGCTGGCTTAACGGAGCTAATCCTGTCAAAGGCGTTAAGTTTCCGAGGCTCAACAACCGCAGGCTTCGTTACTTCTCTGTTGAAGAGGAGATTGCTTTTTTCAAACTGGCTGCAGAGCGGGGGTACACTGACTGCCACGATATCTGCCTGCTCAGTCTTTATACCGGCATGCGGATGGGAGAAATTTTTGCGCTTACCAGACAGGATATTGATCTGGTTGAGAACCGTATCATTATTAAAGGAGAGGCGGGAGCCGATGACGGCCCCAAGTCCGGAGTAAGCAGGGTTGCTTACATCACTGAAAAGATAAGGCCTATGCTCGCAGCCAGAATTCCGGAACTGAAGAGCATGGAGGCTTTGCTTTTTCCCAAGCCTTCCGGTGAAGCGCGCAGGGAGATCGGGCAGAATTTCAAAACTCTGATTAAGCATCTCGGATGGAATGATGGCGTCTCTGACCGCCGCTTGCGTTTTTGTGCTCATTGTTTCCGTCATACTTTTGCTTCCCGGCTCGTTGCCAAGTGTGTTCCGCTTCCTGTTGTTCAAAAAATGATGGGGCATGCTACTATCCAGACCACTATGCGCTACACTCATACTCACGATGACCAGTGCCGCAATGCTGCTCAGCTTCTTCTTTAG
- a CDS encoding zinc ribbon domain-containing protein YjdM produces MEKLPNCPECNSEYVYHDGSILICPECGFEFQAEDVAEKVYKDANGNVLVDGDTVIVIQDLKVKGASSSIKKGTKVKNIRLIEPEDGVHDISCKVPGFGAMLLKTSIVKKS; encoded by the coding sequence ATGGAAAAGTTACCAAATTGTCCGGAGTGTAATTCTGAGTATGTTTACCATGATGGTAGTATTCTTATTTGTCCAGAATGTGGCTTTGAATTTCAGGCCGAAGATGTGGCAGAAAAAGTATATAAGGATGCAAATGGGAATGTCTTAGTTGATGGAGATACAGTTATAGTTATCCAAGACTTAAAAGTTAAAGGAGCTTCATCGTCCATTAAGAAAGGGACGAAGGTAAAAAATATCCGACTGATAGAACCTGAAGACGGAGTTCATGATATTTCTTGTAAGGTACCCGGCTTCGGTGCAATGCTGCTCAAGACATCTATAGTTAAGAAAAGTTAA
- the map gene encoding type I methionyl aminopeptidase, with protein sequence MNAQIGRNDPCPCGSGKKYKKCCIGTEKAKNLNLPESFLKRYNVRLKTPEQIDGIRRCGQLVMKTFDIVKELINPGVETEKINQAVHKFTTDNGALPAPLNYHGFPKSVCISPNEVICHGIPGKYTLKDGDIVNVDITTILDGYYADCNQTFFVGTPSADALKIVNVARESLRLGLEQAKPGNIVNDISSAIQAYAEGQGCSVVREYMGHGVGLDFHEAPNVPHFRSRWGNVPLAPGMTFTIEPMINLGAKEVLVLDDDWTAVTKDGSLSAQFEQTIVITESGYESLTPFDL encoded by the coding sequence ATGAACGCGCAAATAGGTCGTAACGATCCCTGCCCATGCGGCAGTGGAAAGAAATATAAAAAATGCTGTATAGGTACGGAAAAAGCTAAGAATTTGAATCTGCCGGAAAGCTTTCTTAAAAGGTACAATGTCCGCCTGAAAACACCTGAACAAATTGATGGAATACGCCGATGTGGACAGCTGGTTATGAAAACATTTGATATTGTAAAAGAACTTATCAACCCTGGTGTAGAGACTGAAAAAATCAATCAGGCTGTACACAAATTCACTACCGATAATGGAGCACTCCCCGCTCCTTTAAACTACCATGGCTTCCCCAAAAGCGTCTGCATCTCGCCTAATGAAGTTATCTGCCACGGAATTCCCGGCAAGTACACACTTAAAGACGGAGATATTGTTAATGTAGACATCACGACAATCCTTGATGGCTACTATGCCGACTGCAATCAGACATTTTTTGTGGGAACTCCCTCGGCAGATGCACTCAAAATAGTTAACGTAGCCAGAGAAAGTCTACGTCTAGGACTGGAACAGGCGAAGCCAGGAAATATCGTCAATGATATTTCATCTGCAATCCAAGCCTATGCAGAAGGTCAGGGCTGCTCTGTTGTACGTGAATATATGGGCCACGGAGTTGGACTCGACTTTCACGAAGCTCCGAATGTCCCCCATTTCCGATCTCGATGGGGGAATGTCCCACTGGCACCTGGAATGACATTTACTATTGAACCTATGATCAACCTCGGAGCCAAAGAAGTTCTGGTACTTGATGATGACTGGACTGCTGTAACCAAAGACGGTTCACTTTCCGCCCAATTCGAACAAACTATCGTCATCACCGAAAGTGGATATGAAAGCCTGACTCCTTTTGATCTGTAG
- a CDS encoding phage regulatory CII family protein has product MKLTDTVRKMVIDSDIGAREVAAIVDKKYHVLMNELNSENTSHKLGAELLVPLMKACSSDSPMQLLAADMRGLFIKIPDGNGSNASLIKAVKEFGELIAVYGETIERGNLNDNDKKRIRKEGQEAMTAIQELLCGLDTNGSFKPHN; this is encoded by the coding sequence ATGAAGTTAACAGATACAGTTCGTAAAATGGTCATTGATTCTGATATTGGAGCCCGTGAAGTGGCGGCCATTGTCGATAAAAAATACCATGTCCTTATGAATGAACTGAACTCAGAAAACACCAGCCACAAACTTGGTGCTGAACTACTCGTTCCCTTGATGAAAGCTTGCAGCTCTGATTCTCCCATGCAACTGCTCGCAGCAGATATGAGAGGACTGTTTATCAAAATTCCTGACGGAAACGGATCAAATGCGTCTCTGATTAAAGCTGTAAAAGAATTCGGTGAACTCATTGCCGTATACGGTGAAACCATTGAACGTGGAAACCTTAATGACAATGACAAGAAACGGATTCGTAAAGAAGGTCAGGAAGCTATGACAGCAATTCAGGAACTCCTCTGCGGCCTTGATACCAACGGCAGCTTTAAACCTCATAATTAA
- a CDS encoding CHAP domain-containing protein, translated as MILFKKIKFTICVLMYVCLMSCSLVYAAAKGHCTAGVLLIKSGAIDNLPSYGLTGHAYSWYDNAKDKKIDTGSKPELGAIAVWKSNTDVNPYGHVAVVVGFDKDNNPMMLSMNDFIKKGIDRNGNIRNVASRPKASVGNNVYKYCTLRSYTENVKGVHFLGYIYHESNKIYPPSNKIVYDCTDPKNSSILNFKITEVDGSKRIGEYVTVTWNGPSDEYYKVEIGEYTNFGDNMKNIRVLSAKYKGNYFRYKLGREKVGKYYVFRVTPRINETVRHSFSFGVKKKRDVPKTDEQKKYVNMLKGKDFYPYFYATKAGNKWFLVGKKSKEVVWWNIDDKTRNLEFKIFGSKEKPAFESIDVDYNNSKNKFYIKFGKANSRCLSEGRVLSGKSFPAYFAYVMAADRYFFIVDLPHQAVVNWNATESKKCYWTPVANFGGYNGKEPAGDTLSVYRDSYGRLCFR; from the coding sequence ATGATATTATTTAAAAAGATTAAATTCACTATATGCGTATTGATGTATGTTTGTCTGATGTCTTGCTCACTTGTTTACGCTGCAGCGAAAGGGCATTGCACTGCAGGAGTTTTGCTTATTAAGAGTGGAGCAATTGACAATCTACCCTCATATGGTCTCACAGGGCATGCATATAGTTGGTATGATAATGCCAAAGATAAGAAAATAGATACGGGAAGTAAGCCTGAATTAGGAGCTATTGCTGTGTGGAAGAGCAATACTGATGTAAACCCATATGGTCATGTCGCCGTTGTTGTCGGGTTTGACAAAGATAATAATCCTATGATGCTTAGTATGAATGATTTTATAAAAAAAGGCATTGATCGTAATGGTAATATCCGTAATGTAGCTTCTAGGCCTAAGGCTAGTGTAGGAAATAATGTGTATAAATATTGTACATTAAGATCATACACAGAAAACGTTAAAGGAGTACATTTTTTAGGATATATATATCATGAATCAAATAAAATATACCCTCCTTCTAATAAAATTGTATATGACTGCACTGACCCTAAGAATAGTAGTATTCTAAACTTCAAAATAACTGAAGTTGATGGTTCTAAAAGAATTGGTGAATATGTGACCGTTACTTGGAATGGGCCTTCTGACGAGTATTACAAGGTTGAGATTGGAGAATACACCAATTTTGGTGATAATATGAAGAATATAAGGGTTCTTTCTGCAAAGTATAAAGGAAACTACTTTAGGTATAAACTTGGGAGAGAAAAGGTCGGAAAATATTATGTGTTCAGAGTAACTCCGAGAATAAATGAAACTGTTCGTCACTCATTCTCTTTTGGAGTCAAGAAGAAGCGAGATGTCCCTAAAACAGATGAACAAAAAAAGTATGTAAACATGCTTAAAGGTAAAGATTTTTATCCGTACTTTTATGCGACAAAAGCAGGTAACAAGTGGTTTCTTGTTGGAAAGAAATCAAAAGAAGTTGTTTGGTGGAATATAGATGATAAGACAAGAAATCTTGAATTTAAGATCTTTGGTTCAAAAGAAAAGCCGGCATTTGAAAGTATAGATGTCGATTATAATAACAGTAAAAATAAATTTTATATTAAGTTCGGAAAAGCTAATAGCCGTTGTCTATCTGAAGGGCGTGTTTTGTCAGGGAAATCTTTTCCAGCTTATTTTGCTTATGTAATGGCTGCGGATAGATATTTTTTTATTGTAGATTTGCCCCATCAGGCAGTGGTGAACTGGAATGCTACTGAAAGCAAAAAATGTTACTGGACACCTGTGGCAAATTTTGGCGGGTATAATGGTAAAGAACCAGCCGGTGACACTCTATCAGTTTATAGAGATAGTTATGGAAGACTCTGTTTTAGATAA
- the thiH gene encoding 2-iminoacetate synthase ThiH: MSFYPICAEYNDAPLAEQFGSVTEHDVRRAINKTKLNPKDFLALLSPAAIPFLEEMAQKANQLTLQNFGKTIQLFTPLYMANFCTNRCIYCGFNTKNKIPRTQLGPEELETEAKAIAETGLKHLLILTGDARTKSSPEYVESAVKILSRYFPSVSIEIYAMTEEEYARQVEAGVDGMTMFQETYNEELYPELHPAGPKRDYRFRLDAPERACKAGMRVVNIGALLGLDEWRHDALKTGIHAAYLQDKYPDVDIAVSLPRIRTHVGDAFVPRSLVSDISLTQNMLALRLFLPRCGITISTREAPEFRENILPLGVTRMSAGVSTEVGGHTKTDEKVGQFDISDGRSVEEMSQVLRKHGYQPVFKDWHSLKEAS, translated from the coding sequence ATGAGTTTCTACCCTATCTGCGCCGAATACAACGACGCCCCGCTTGCCGAGCAATTCGGCTCTGTCACTGAACACGATGTCAGGCGCGCCATTAACAAGACAAAACTTAATCCAAAAGATTTTCTTGCCCTGTTGAGCCCTGCAGCAATTCCTTTTCTTGAAGAAATGGCCCAAAAAGCAAACCAGTTGACCTTGCAGAACTTCGGTAAAACAATCCAACTGTTCACCCCGCTTTATATGGCTAATTTCTGCACAAATAGATGTATATACTGCGGATTTAACACCAAAAACAAGATCCCCCGCACCCAGCTCGGACCTGAAGAGCTGGAAACAGAGGCAAAAGCCATTGCTGAAACAGGACTTAAGCATCTGCTTATCCTTACTGGTGATGCAAGGACCAAATCATCACCTGAATACGTAGAGTCAGCAGTAAAAATATTGAGCAGATATTTTCCTTCTGTTTCCATCGAAATATATGCCATGACCGAGGAAGAATACGCCCGGCAGGTAGAAGCAGGCGTTGACGGCATGACCATGTTTCAGGAGACCTACAACGAAGAACTTTATCCTGAATTACATCCCGCAGGACCGAAAAGAGATTACCGCTTCCGTCTTGATGCTCCTGAAAGGGCTTGCAAGGCAGGAATGCGTGTAGTCAATATCGGCGCATTGCTCGGCCTTGACGAATGGCGGCACGATGCCCTTAAAACAGGCATTCATGCTGCATATCTTCAGGATAAATATCCAGATGTAGATATAGCGGTTTCCCTGCCGCGCATTCGCACTCATGTAGGTGATGCCTTTGTACCCAGATCACTGGTAAGTGATATATCACTTACCCAGAACATGCTGGCCCTGCGTCTCTTCCTGCCGCGCTGCGGAATCACCATCTCCACACGTGAAGCTCCTGAATTTCGTGAAAATATTCTGCCGCTGGGTGTCACCCGCATGTCAGCCGGAGTTTCCACTGAAGTCGGAGGCCATACTAAAACAGATGAAAAAGTCGGACAGTTCGACATCAGCGATGGTCGCAGCGTTGAAGAGATGAGCCAAGTTCTAAGAAAACACGGCTACCAGCCAGTATTTAAAGACTGGCATTCTTTGAAGGAAGCATCGTGA